GTAACGGCTGAAGTCATCGATGGACCTAATTCCGTCGTATTCCACCAAGCCGGAAATCGTCTGCATGCCCAAAAGGCGGTTCTGGTGGATTTAATGTCATAACAAAAAAACGTCTGCTCCCTGAGCAGGCGCTTTTTGATTCAAGCCGCTTTCCTGTATGTTCTTAATTTTTCTGACATGAATGTAAGGATACTGGTAATAATAACGGGGAAAGCATGTAAAAGGGGTGAAATCTATGGGGCAAAATCGCCAATTTAAGCCAGGTCAGAAGGCACCTAATAATGGGACCTACGTAGAAATCGGTGAAACGGGCAGCACGGTAGTGAATCCGAAAATGGTAAAGCTTGATGCAGGGGATTCTTTTCCTGAAACATCCAATCATAACCGGATTTGGACATATAAGCGGAAGCCATGAAACATCTAAAAGCAGGAAAAAGGAATGATCGCCATCCTTTTTCCTGCTTTTTCCTATTCAGGAATAACCGAATATTTTCGAGATTTCCAAACAGCTCTTTCTTAAATAATCGCTTAAGGGATCTTCATGATGATCTGGAATGCTTTCGGTGAACCCGACGGCAGTGATCGCTCCCAACAATTCTGAATTATAATTAAAAACCGGAATGGACATGGAGGAAACAGAAGGTACAAGAGGCTCTTTGGCAAAAGCTATTTTGTATTTCCGAATTTCATGATATTCATCCGTTTCTTTAAGGAACGAGCCTGTAACATTACGATCTTTTTCAATCCATTCGGCTGTCAA
This sequence is a window from Brevibacillus sp. JNUCC-41. Protein-coding genes within it:
- a CDS encoding YjzC family protein, whose protein sequence is MGQNRQFKPGQKAPNNGTYVEIGETGSTVVNPKMVKLDAGDSFPETSNHNRIWTYKRKP